The Eurosta solidaginis isolate ZX-2024a chromosome 4, ASM4086904v1, whole genome shotgun sequence genome includes a window with the following:
- the LOC137248913 gene encoding uncharacterized protein, with translation MEENTKQKSKRRRVNPSHRWTESENMDLIEAVADATRGRPESFEFNICGSRLNLPNIAATSSTNFQFSCNIYQPWPGAMCRIFLYIFICDCLLRILCQLALTQRCCYMFQLNIAVQAGTVCCIHMYMCIIVDKPTAERFYTRIKSMASSLGQIEWMSLKCKMRYLKASYVSALDWKNKTGSGLLASGDESSVTAYIQKICPNFDMLADIFGQRKNTQNQNRTTSLSLSPEAKLVLLSLFVFKVVLI, from the exons ATGGAGGAG aacacaaaacaaaaatccaaACGAAGAAGAGTAAATCCATCACACCGATGGACAGAATCAGAAAATATGGATTTAATTGAAGCAGTTGCTGACGCAACTAGAGGCCGGCCGGAGTCTTTTGAG TTTAACATATGCGGTAGTCGACTTAACCTGCCCAATATTGCTGCCACCAGCTCGACTAACTTTCAATTTAGCTGCAATATTTACCAGCCTTGGCCAGGAGCAATGTGTCGCATATttctttacatatttatatgtgatTGTTTATTGCGTATTTTATGCCAACTTGCACTGACCCAGCGTTGCTGTTACATGTTTCAACTAAATATCGCCGTTCAGGCTGGGACAGTctgttgtatacatatgtacatgtgcatAATTGTggac AAGCCGACAGCCGAACGCTTCTACACAAGAATAAAATCAATGGCAAGCAGTCTAGGACAAATAGAATGGATGTCATTAAAATGCAAAATGAGATACCTCAAGGCATCGTACGTGTCTGCTCTCGATTGGAAGAACAAGACGGGGTCTGGTTTGTTGGCCAGTGGTGACGAGTCTAGTGTGACagcatacatacaaaaaatatgccCAAATTTCGATATGCTTGCTGATATATTTGGGCAGCGCAAAAAT ACACAGAACCAGAACAGGACTACGTCTTTGAGCCTGTCGCCAGAAGCCAAACTAGTACTCCTGAGCCTCTTTGTCTTCAAAGTAGTGTTGATTTAA
- the LOC137248914 gene encoding putative nuclease HARBI1 → MPRLSEKLKLKRLYKDILVNDLLMLEISDENDENKKRKEDEIWEDFTFAMVAFTEIRYGCDFVHHSVPKSHQFLQDVWPDLDERRFRTIARVSRSTFQVLYDLIKDDEIFNGPRSCKQFSLETKLLVVLYRLGSSGEGATISKIASLFGVSDGGAIQNMTNRIFQAILKVRQQFVYWPDSAERQSLVAETFDELPHCIGYVDGTEIKLAEKPLDDPEAYFSRKHVYSLKAQAVCDYKLRIRHLVLGFPGSVHDARIYNNCSLVSQASSLFTGAQWLAGDSAYKLTSTVITPYRSTSTEMTSHERNAFNHQFSQYRIRIEHCYGILKERFNSLKELRVTIRNDESVKFACRWILVCAILHNIVIQQKDDNIDITDITEGDIGGEDEEGPETPNWSSSEGEAKRRAILTFMHALH, encoded by the exons atgccaagattaagtgaaaaattaaaactaaaacgtctctacaaagatattcttgtaaatgacttgctgatgttggagatttctgatgaaaatgacg agaataaaaaaaggaaagaggACGAAATTTGGGAGGATTTCACGTTTGCTATGGTAGCGTTCACTGAGATAAGGTATGGGTGTGACTTTGTTCACCATTCCGTCCCTAAATCTCACCAGTTTTTGCAAGACGTATGGCCTGACTTAGATGAAAGAAGGTTTCGAACAATTGCTCGAGTTAGCCGCTCAACGTTCCAAGTGTTGTATGACTTGATCAAGGACGACGAAATATTCAACGGTCCGCGCTCTTGCAAGCAGTTCTCGCTAGAAACGAAACTTTTAGTTGTTTTATATCGCCTGGGCTCAAGTGGAGAGGGTGCCACGATAAGCAAAATTGCGAGTTTGTTTGGTGTTAGCGATGGCGGAGCAATACAG AACATGACGAACAGAATATTTCAAGCCATTTTGAAGGTGAGACAGCAGTTTGTGTACTGGCCAGACAGTGCTGAGCGTCAAAGTTTAGTAGCTGAAACTTTTGACGAGTTGCCCCACTGTATTGGCTATGTTGATGGCACTGAAATAAAGTTAGCCGAGAAACCGCTTGACGATCCGGAAGCTTACTTTTCTAGGAAGCATGTGTATTCATTGAAAGCGCAGGCTGTGTGCGACTATAAGCTACGAATCCGTCATTTGGTGCTCGGCTTCCCTGGAAGCGTCCACGATGCCAGAATATACAACAATTGTAGTTTAGTGAGCCAAGCTTCAAGCTTGTTTACAGGTGCACAATGGCTGGCAGGCGACAGTGCTTATAAATTAACAAGTACTGTTATAACCCCCTACAGATCCACCTCTACAGAAATGACTTCGCATGAGCGAAATGCATTTAACCACCAATTTAGCCAATATCGAATAAGAATTGAGCATTGTTATGGTATATTGAAGGAGCGCTTTAACAGTTTAAAAGAGCTCAGAGTTACGATACGAAATGATGAGTCGGTTAAATTTGCTTGTAGGTGGATACTAGTATGTGCAATTCTACACAACATTGTCATACAGCAAAAAGACGATAACATTGACATAACCGACATAACTGAGGGTGATATTGGTGGCGAGGATGAAGAGGGGCCTGAAACACCAAATTGGTCTAGCAGCGAGGGTGAAGCAAAACGGCGTGCTATTCTAACTTTTATGCACGCATTACATTAA